The Flavobacteriales bacterium genome contains the following window.
CAGGCACAGCATGAAGGTGCTGAAGAGACGCGGCTTGTCCTGGATATCGGTAAGGCGCACGATGTGCACCACACCGCGGCCATCGCGGAGCTGCAACAGGTCCTGCACGTCGAAGCTGCGCTCCCCGAAAAATGTGTCCGCTCCTTGCTGTTCCACCTCGATTAGCTTGCGCAGGATGGTGTTCACCGTGGCCGGGCTGACGTTGCCGTAAGCCTTGCCGATCTCCTCCTTGCCTTCATCGATGGTGAACTGCAGCACGCGGCGGAGGTCCTTCAGATCGAGCAGTGGCAAGCCTTTGTCGTCGCAGTACTTGAAGACGAGACTGAGCACGCTGCTCTGCGTGTCGTTCAGTTCGAGGATTCGGGACAAGAGCACGGGACCGAACTCGCTGATGGTGGCGCGCAACCGTGCACCCGGCTCTTTGCTCAGGCTCAGCAGTTCAACAGGCACCGCTTGCGGCTCGTACGGCACGTTCATCCTCTGGTGCCGGGCGGTGATCTTGTCGTTGACGGCGCCTGCCGCAGCCAGACCGCTCAGGTCGCCTTTGATGTCCATGAGCAGTGTGGGAACGCCGTTCAGGCTCAGTTGCTCGGCGAGCACTTGAAGCGTCTTCGTCTTGCCCGTGCCGGTAGCGCCGCAGATGAGACCGTGGCGGTTCATGGTGCGCAGCGGAACCTTTACTTGGGTGCCCGGCGCGCATTCACCATCGAGCAGCGGCGCGCCCAGGATGATACTGTTGCCTTGGAACGTATAGCCCGCCTGCATGGCGGCGGTGAACGCTTGCTGATCTGCCATGGGGGAAAAGTAGAAACGGAAAGAGGGCCGTAGAGCCCTCTTCCCGCGAACATTCGGTGCGTTCACTCGATCGCGAAGGCGATCTTCAGGTTGACGCGGTACTCCACGATCTTGCCTTTTTCGACGACTGCGCTCTGGTTCTGCACGTTCACGGAACGGATGCCGCGCACGCTCTTGCTGGCGGCTTTCACAGCGTTTGCGGTTGCGTCTTCCCAACTGGTCTTGCTGTTGCCGAGAATCTCAATGACTTTGATGACGCCCATGGGAGGTTGGTTTTAGGGTGTAAAGTGAAGGGTGGAAAAGTGCGAGGTGGAAGATGGAACGTGCAGCACTTGCCCGGGCAACCTACTTGAATAGCTTGCCCAGGAGGCCCTTGGCCATGTCGGCGATGCCACCGCCACCGAGGTTGCCCAACAAGCTTTGGAGATTGCCGGCGTTGCCTCCGATCTTATCGCTGAGCAACCTGGTAAGCAGGGGCATTACAATCGCACCCACGCCACTGGCTTGGCTCGCGTTCAGCCCCACGTTGCCGGTGAGCTTGCTTTGGAAGGTATTGCCGATGTTGCTCAGCAGGTTGTCGGCATTCGCAGTGTTCTTGGCGTCACTGAAGAGGTTCAGCACATCGTCGAGGCCGAAGCCATCGCCTCCTCCAAGGACTTCCTTCACGCTGTCCGCAGCTGCATTGATGCTGCCATCGGTCTGTTGCTGGTTGAGGCCGGCCTTCTGCATGAGCTGCGGGCCGACCTGGTTTTTCAATTGGTCGAGGATCTGATCGAACATGGTCGTTGGGTGTTTATGGCGTTCGGACGGCACCATGCCCATCCGTCACACTGCCCTACGAACCTAACACATCAACGATCAACTGAAACTGATGCGGTCGATGGAGAACCTCCCACTCCCCGTGAAGAACAGCGCTACAAAGGCACCGAGGTAAACGAGCGCCAGTTCCATCTCCTTGAAGGGGCCATCCCCGTTGGCCATGAAGGCGGCCACCGCCATGGCAATAACGAGCGGCACCGTGCTCAACCGCAACCAAAGACCGAGCATAACCATCGCACTGCACACCACTTCGGCAAAGACCACCAGGCTCAGCGCGAGCACCGAACCCATGCCAATGGGATCATAGAACGTGTCCATCCGCTCGCTGAAGTTCATGAGCTTGGTCCAGCCGTGGCCGTACAGCATGCCGCCACCGGCCACCACGCGCAATACGAGCAGGCCGAAGTCGAGACCGACCGGCTCGGAGTTCAAGAGCTTCGACATGGTGCAAAAGTGGTCGGCGGTGGAAGTCGCGGACTAGCGGGGCGGGTTCGTTCATCAACAGAGTCCGGTTCACCTTTGGGGGGTTATAGCAACTGCCCATGCGCCTGTTACTCGCTCCTGCTCTCCTCCTCTCGACAGCGCTCCACGCGCAGGATACTATCAACCCCGTGGTGATGCTCGGACCCGTAACCATGAACGAAGCCACCATTTGGTCCATGCGGTACAGCATTCCGGACATTGCGATCCAGTACCGGATCGCGAACGACAGCATGGACAAATGGTCGAACAAGTGGTCGTGGCCTTTGGAGGAGCAGTCGCTGAGGAACGTCAAGCTTGATGGGCTCATTCCCGGGACCACCTACGAGTACCGCCTTGTGCACCCCGAGGACCGTTCGGAGCACGTGCTGAGCGACGTGTACCACTTCACCACCCAACCCCTTTGGCAGTGGCGTACCGATCCGCCGGAATTCACCGTGGCCATGGGCAGCTGCAACTACGTGAACGAGGAACGCTTCGACCGTCCGGGCAAACCCTACGGCGACGGTTACCAGATCTACAACAGCATCGCCGACAAGAAGCCTGACCTGATGCTCTGGCTCGGCGACAACATCTATTTGCGCGAACCGGACTGGGATTCGCGCAGCGGTTTCCTGCACCGGTACACGCATACTCGCTCGATGCCGGAGATGCAGCGCTTGCTGACCACCTGCCCCAACTACGCCATCTGGGACGACCACGACTTCGGCCCGAATGACGGCGACCGCAGTTTCGTGCACGCAGAGACCTCGCGGGAAATGTTCCGCCTCTTCTGGCCCAACCCGACACCTGAGCAACCCGGCGTGGGTGGCGTGGGCACACAGTTCAGCCATGCTGACATCGACTTCTTCCTGCTCGACGACCGCAGCTTCCGCACGCGAGCCGACCTGAAGTCCGGCGAGCCGCAGATCCTCGGCACCGCGCAGATCGATCGGCTCATTGAAGGCCTCAAGTTCAGCAAAGCACCGTTCAAGCTGGTGGCCGTGGGCGGACAGTTCCTCAACACCGTGGCGCAGTACGAGAACTTCGCCAACTATCCAAAGGAGCGGCAGGCCATCATCGACCGCATCCAGGCTGAAGGCATCACCGGTGTCTTGTTCCTGTCCGGGGACCGGCACTTCACCGAGTTGAGCGAACTAACACTGCCGGACGGCAACATCATCCGCGACCTGACGGTTTCGCCGCTAACGAGCACGGCCTACGACCCAAAGGAAGACAACACCCTTCGCGTGGAAGGCACGCGCGTCGGCCAGCGCAACTTCGCTACGCTCACCTTCAGCGGAAAACGGACGGAACGTGCGATGACCATCCGCGTGTTCGACAGCGATGGGAAGTTGATGTGGGAGCGCAACGTACCGCAGCCGAAACCCGGTCAGTAGTAGTCGACCGGCTCTTCGCCCTTGCGGAAACGGGCCGAGACCGAAAGCCCGAGCGTGAAGTAGCGGATGGGGCCTTCCGTTTCACCCACGCGCCTGTTCGGCAAGGCGGTGAGCGCGAATTGTTCCGGCACGAGGTAAACACCATCGGCTTCGTAACCGATGACCAAGCCGAAGGCGAGGTTCTTGGTGGCCATCAGGTACCAGCCGAACGCGGGGCTGAAATAGCTCCCCTGCGATGTGTGCGTACCCAGACTGTCCGTTCGGAACGCGTAGCTGGTCGTGCCGAAACGCGCCCCTAGTTCAATGAATGTTTTCTCGCTGGTGAGCACCTCCCACTGCACTTTACCGTAATACGACCAACGTTGCACACTGCCCGTGCGCGCATTGCCTTGGAAGCTGCGCTGGTCGTAATCGAAGAAGCTGGCACGAACGCCCCCGCCGATACCAAGGCCCTTGTACAATGGGAACTGCACGTTCAACCCAAGCTGACCGATGACCTCCGTGAGGTGGCGCATCTGCGTGTTGTTGAAAGCGGAAGGCAGCA
Protein-coding sequences here:
- a CDS encoding DUF853 family protein, encoding MADQQAFTAAMQAGYTFQGNSIILGAPLLDGECAPGTQVKVPLRTMNRHGLICGATGTGKTKTLQVLAEQLSLNGVPTLLMDIKGDLSGLAAAGAVNDKITARHQRMNVPYEPQAVPVELLSLSKEPGARLRATISEFGPVLLSRILELNDTQSSVLSLVFKYCDDKGLPLLDLKDLRRVLQFTIDEGKEEIGKAYGNVSPATVNTILRKLIEVEQQGADTFFGERSFDVQDLLQLRDGRGVVHIVRLTDIQDKPRLFSTFMLCLLAEIYSTFPEQGDADKPKLVLFIDEAHLIFNTATKPLLEQIETIIKLIRSKGVGVYFCTQDPGDVPESVLGQLGLKVQHALRAFTAKDRTTIKRTAENYPLTEFYDTEALITSLGIGEALVTALSEKGTPTPLAHTLMRAPITRMDVLSPLEMQGLVSQSRLAGKYNEAIDRESAFELLEKRLKDHGEAEEEEAEEKEGRKKEKGEKGTLEKLSENTMVRQVGRTVANVLTRGLLGVLGVKSSTRRRKSKGLFG
- a CDS encoding dodecin domain-containing protein, which codes for MGVIKVIEILGNSKTSWEDATANAVKAASKSVRGIRSVNVQNQSAVVEKGKIVEYRVNLKIAFAIE
- a CDS encoding DoxX family protein; translated protein: MSKLLNSEPVGLDFGLLVLRVVAGGGMLYGHGWTKLMNFSERMDTFYDPIGMGSVLALSLVVFAEVVCSAMVMLGLWLRLSTVPLVIAMAVAAFMANGDGPFKEMELALVYLGAFVALFFTGSGRFSIDRISFS
- a CDS encoding alkaline phosphatase D family protein; this encodes MRLLLAPALLLSTALHAQDTINPVVMLGPVTMNEATIWSMRYSIPDIAIQYRIANDSMDKWSNKWSWPLEEQSLRNVKLDGLIPGTTYEYRLVHPEDRSEHVLSDVYHFTTQPLWQWRTDPPEFTVAMGSCNYVNEERFDRPGKPYGDGYQIYNSIADKKPDLMLWLGDNIYLREPDWDSRSGFLHRYTHTRSMPEMQRLLTTCPNYAIWDDHDFGPNDGDRSFVHAETSREMFRLFWPNPTPEQPGVGGVGTQFSHADIDFFLLDDRSFRTRADLKSGEPQILGTAQIDRLIEGLKFSKAPFKLVAVGGQFLNTVAQYENFANYPKERQAIIDRIQAEGITGVLFLSGDRHFTELSELTLPDGNIIRDLTVSPLTSTAYDPKEDNTLRVEGTRVGQRNFATLTFSGKRTERAMTIRVFDSDGKLMWERNVPQPKPGQ